From Triticum urartu cultivar G1812 chromosome 2, Tu2.1, whole genome shotgun sequence, a single genomic window includes:
- the LOC125536120 gene encoding IQ domain-containing protein IQM2-like isoform X2 produces the protein MGVLFSCPVEDDGECGGLVAAAEEEQQATFLKASLGSGKLRIEGSLSFKRLQLVEPKIPIAVTAPVPVPVPMPRELLRTRFADAAVTAAAQPESPKHEAAAVTLQKVYKSFRTRRRLADCAVLVEQNWWELLDFALLKRSSVSFFDIERQETAVSKWARARTRAAKVGKGLSKDEKARKLALQHWLEAIDPRHRYGHNLHYYYDCWLRCESREPFFYWLDIGEGKEINLEDRCPRSKLLSQCIKYLGPKEREEYEVVIEDGKFMYKNSRQILDSSGGPRDAKWIFVLSTSRNLYVGQKKKGTFQHSSFLAGGAASAAGRLVVEDGVLKAIWPHSGHYRPTEENFQEFQDFLRENKVDLSDVKMSPTEEDEEFWSRLRSIPSERCTDADKPEEEMVPAAETIPCQAPQVTETTPENVIQLQETSKDHSQPEMFTRLDSSKGAVNIEKSTTSMPEDHEEDSDDDHAVVPREKIIGRANSYQLGKQGSFKWTTGAGPRIICVRDYPPELQHRALEEVHLSPRRSGRPTSRFSSPQRGGSPMSRGCEPLAPREAFHATHLQQGLLISL, from the exons ATGGGCGTGCTCTTCTCGTGTCCCGTGGAGGACGACGGCGAATGCGGCGGCCTCgtcgcggcggcggaggaggagcagCAGGCGACGTTCCTCAAGGCCTCGCTCGGCTCCGGCAAGCTCCGGATCGAGGGCTCCCTCAGCTTCAAGCGGCTCCAGCTGGTGGAGCCCAAGATCCCCATCGCCGTCACCGCGCCGGTGCCCGTGCCGGTGCCGATGCCGAGGGAGCTCCTCCGGACGCGGTTCGCCGACGCGGCGGTTACGGCGGCGGCGCAGCCGGAGAGCCCCAAGCACGAGGCCGCGGCGGTGACGCTGCAGAAGGTGTACAAGAGCTTCCGGACGCGGCGCCGGCTGGCCGACTGCGCCGTGCTCGTGGAGCAGAACTGGTGGGAGCTGCTGGACTTCGCGCTGCTCAAGCGCAGCTCCGTCTCCTTCTTCGACATCGAGCGGCAGGAGACCGCCGTGTCCAAGTGGGCGCGCGCCAGGACCAGGGCCGCCAAA GTCGGCAAGGGGCTCTCCAAGGATGAGAAGGCTCGGAAGCTCGCATTGCAGCACTGGCTTGAAGCT ATCGACCCGCGACACCGGTACGGGCACAACCTTCACTACTACTACGACTGCTGGCTGAGGTGCGAAAGCAGGGAGCCTTTCTTCTACTG GCTCGACATCGGAGAGGGCAAGGAGATCAACCTCGAGGACCGATGCCCGCGGTCGAAGCTTCTCAGCCAGTGCATCAAGTATCTTGGTCCG aaagagagagaggaataTGAGGTTGTGATCGAGGATGGCAAGTTCATGTACAAGAACAGCAGGCAGATCCTCGACTCCTCCGGCGGTCCGAGGGACGCAAAGTGGATCTTTGTGCTGAGCACATCCAGGAATCTGTATGTTGGGCAG AAGAAAAAGGGCACATTTCAGCATTCTAGCTTTCTCGCCGGAGGCGCCGCGTCTGCTGCGGGGCGACTCGTTGTCGAAGATGGAGTTCTGAAGGCTATCTGGCCTCACAGTGGGCACTACCGCCCCACAGAAGAGAACTTCCAGGAATTCCAGGACTTCCTCAGAGAGAACAAGGTCGATCTCAGCGATGTTAAG ATGAGCCCAACTGAAGAGGATGAGGAGTTCTGGAGCAGGCTCAGAAGCATCCCTTCGGAGCGGTGCACCGATGCCGACAAACCCGAAGAAGAAATGGTTCCTGCTGCAGAAACCATCCCTTGCCAGGCACCTCAGGTCACTGAAACCACACCTGAAAATGTCATccaactccaagaaacaagcaaaGATCATAGCCAACCGGAGATGTTCACAAGGCTGGATTCATCGAAAGGCGCCGTAAACATCGAAAAATCAACGACTTCCATGCCTGAAGATCATGAGGAAGACAGCGATGATGATCATGCGGTGGTGCCAAGGGAGAAGATCATTGGGAGGGCCAACTCATATCAGCTGGGGAAGCAAGGGTCCTTCAAGTGGACCACCGGCGCCGGAccccggatcatttgcgtcaggGACTACCCGCCGGAGCTGCAGCACCGGGCGCTGGAGGAGGTGCACCTGTCGCCGAGGAGGAGCGGCAGGCCGACGTCGAGGTTCTCGTCGCCGCAGAGGGGCGGCAGCCCGATGTCGAGAGGGTGTGAACCCCTGGCGCCGAGAGAGGCGTTCCATGCCACGCATCTGCAGCAAGGATTACTGATCAGTTTATGA
- the LOC125536120 gene encoding IQ domain-containing protein IQM5-like isoform X1 has protein sequence MGVLFSCPVEDDGECGGLVAAAEEEQQATFLKASLGSGKLRIEGSLSFKRLQLVEPKIPIAVTAPVPVPVPMPRELLRTRFADAAVTAAAQPESPKHEAAAVTLQKVYKSFRTRRRLADCAVLVEQNWWELLDFALLKRSSVSFFDIERQETAVSKWARARTRAAKVGKGLSKDEKARKLALQHWLEAVSTFVRETAECSVNFRVFAKQCAHVTAEFSDEQIDPRHRYGHNLHYYYDCWLRCESREPFFYWLDIGEGKEINLEDRCPRSKLLSQCIKYLGPKEREEYEVVIEDGKFMYKNSRQILDSSGGPRDAKWIFVLSTSRNLYVGQKKKGTFQHSSFLAGGAASAAGRLVVEDGVLKAIWPHSGHYRPTEENFQEFQDFLRENKVDLSDVKMSPTEEDEEFWSRLRSIPSERCTDADKPEEEMVPAAETIPCQAPQVTETTPENVIQLQETSKDHSQPEMFTRLDSSKGAVNIEKSTTSMPEDHEEDSDDDHAVVPREKIIGRANSYQLGKQGSFKWTTGAGPRIICVRDYPPELQHRALEEVHLSPRRSGRPTSRFSSPQRGGSPMSRGCEPLAPREAFHATHLQQGLLISL, from the exons ATGGGCGTGCTCTTCTCGTGTCCCGTGGAGGACGACGGCGAATGCGGCGGCCTCgtcgcggcggcggaggaggagcagCAGGCGACGTTCCTCAAGGCCTCGCTCGGCTCCGGCAAGCTCCGGATCGAGGGCTCCCTCAGCTTCAAGCGGCTCCAGCTGGTGGAGCCCAAGATCCCCATCGCCGTCACCGCGCCGGTGCCCGTGCCGGTGCCGATGCCGAGGGAGCTCCTCCGGACGCGGTTCGCCGACGCGGCGGTTACGGCGGCGGCGCAGCCGGAGAGCCCCAAGCACGAGGCCGCGGCGGTGACGCTGCAGAAGGTGTACAAGAGCTTCCGGACGCGGCGCCGGCTGGCCGACTGCGCCGTGCTCGTGGAGCAGAACTGGTGGGAGCTGCTGGACTTCGCGCTGCTCAAGCGCAGCTCCGTCTCCTTCTTCGACATCGAGCGGCAGGAGACCGCCGTGTCCAAGTGGGCGCGCGCCAGGACCAGGGCCGCCAAA GTCGGCAAGGGGCTCTCCAAGGATGAGAAGGCTCGGAAGCTCGCATTGCAGCACTGGCTTGAAGCTGTGAGTACTTTTGTCAGAGAAACTGCAGAATGTTCAGTTAACTTTCGTGTTTTTGCCAAGCAATGTGCTCATGTCACTGCTGAATTTTCTGATGAACAGATCGACCCGCGACACCGGTACGGGCACAACCTTCACTACTACTACGACTGCTGGCTGAGGTGCGAAAGCAGGGAGCCTTTCTTCTACTG GCTCGACATCGGAGAGGGCAAGGAGATCAACCTCGAGGACCGATGCCCGCGGTCGAAGCTTCTCAGCCAGTGCATCAAGTATCTTGGTCCG aaagagagagaggaataTGAGGTTGTGATCGAGGATGGCAAGTTCATGTACAAGAACAGCAGGCAGATCCTCGACTCCTCCGGCGGTCCGAGGGACGCAAAGTGGATCTTTGTGCTGAGCACATCCAGGAATCTGTATGTTGGGCAG AAGAAAAAGGGCACATTTCAGCATTCTAGCTTTCTCGCCGGAGGCGCCGCGTCTGCTGCGGGGCGACTCGTTGTCGAAGATGGAGTTCTGAAGGCTATCTGGCCTCACAGTGGGCACTACCGCCCCACAGAAGAGAACTTCCAGGAATTCCAGGACTTCCTCAGAGAGAACAAGGTCGATCTCAGCGATGTTAAG ATGAGCCCAACTGAAGAGGATGAGGAGTTCTGGAGCAGGCTCAGAAGCATCCCTTCGGAGCGGTGCACCGATGCCGACAAACCCGAAGAAGAAATGGTTCCTGCTGCAGAAACCATCCCTTGCCAGGCACCTCAGGTCACTGAAACCACACCTGAAAATGTCATccaactccaagaaacaagcaaaGATCATAGCCAACCGGAGATGTTCACAAGGCTGGATTCATCGAAAGGCGCCGTAAACATCGAAAAATCAACGACTTCCATGCCTGAAGATCATGAGGAAGACAGCGATGATGATCATGCGGTGGTGCCAAGGGAGAAGATCATTGGGAGGGCCAACTCATATCAGCTGGGGAAGCAAGGGTCCTTCAAGTGGACCACCGGCGCCGGAccccggatcatttgcgtcaggGACTACCCGCCGGAGCTGCAGCACCGGGCGCTGGAGGAGGTGCACCTGTCGCCGAGGAGGAGCGGCAGGCCGACGTCGAGGTTCTCGTCGCCGCAGAGGGGCGGCAGCCCGATGTCGAGAGGGTGTGAACCCCTGGCGCCGAGAGAGGCGTTCCATGCCACGCATCTGCAGCAAGGATTACTGATCAGTTTATGA